Below is a genomic region from Microbulbifer sp. ALW1.
ATAGGTGGACTTAATCTGCCCCCATTCGATAACAATGGGACCCCCAAAGAAGAAAAGGCATCCTACGCCAAACACTTGCATTTAACATAATTCATCGAAAAATACTGGCTATATATACAGCATCATTAATAGCCATGACCCAACCGCGATCAAACCTGATTGATCCAAGTACAACGCCCTACTATCACTGCGTTTCCCGCTGTGTACGCCGCGCTTTTCTTTGCGGGCGTGATGAGCGCACCGGGCAGTGCTTTGAGCACCGTCGACAATGGATAGAAGACCGGCTGCTGAAACTTTCCGGAATATTCGCCCTGGATGTTTGTTCGTATGCCGTCATGAGCAACCATTATCATGTCGTGTTATTCGTGAACCAGCAACAGGCTGACGGTTGGGACCTGCTAGAGGTGGTGTCTCGATGGCATCGGCTGTGCAAAGGCTCTGCCTTATCGCAGCGTTTTTACCGTGGGGAGCCCCTGGATTCTGCCGAACTTGCACGACTGTCTGAGGTAGCCAAAATCTGGAAGACACGGCTGAGTGATATCAGTTGGTTTATGCGCTACTTGAACGAGTTTATTGCACGGGAATCCAATCGCGAAGACCAGTGTAGCGGGCGATTCTGGGAGGGCCGTTTTAAATCCCAAGCATTACTGGACGAAAAGGTCCTGGCAGCCTGTATGGCTTATGTCGACCTTAATCCAATCCGCGCGAAAATGGCCGAAACCCCAGAGACATCGGACCATACCTCAATCAAGCAACGTATCCTCTCTGCAAAACAGGCACAGCAGCCCACCACGCTGCTGCCTTTTGTCGGGAATCCCAAAGAACCCATGCCTACAGGCCTACCGTTTCGGCTAGAGGACTATATTGAATTGGTGGACTGGAGCGGACGCTGCCTACGAGAAGATAAGCGGGGAGCAATCAACGAAAAACTTCCTCCCATTCTCGATCGCCTGCAAATTGATCCAAAGCAATGGACCTATCTGAATAGAAATTTTGAAAGCCGGTTTAAATCCCTGGTAGGCACTGGCCATTCTGTACGCACCGCTTGCGAGCAATTTGGCAAGCGCTGGGTGCACGGAATTCGCGAGTGCGAACGGCTCTTGTCATCACCTCCCGCAATACCTTAACCCCTACTCTCTCCACCCTTTGAATTGCATCGCAGGTCAGCTGCGAGCGTACACTTCGTGTGCGGCCCACCCAATCATACGGAATGCGTGATAAAAACCACACGAGCCTGCCCTTCCAACAATGACTTCTTGCGCGCAAGCAAAAATACTCGTGACGGACGT
It encodes:
- a CDS encoding transposase; its protein translation is MTQPRSNLIDPSTTPYYHCVSRCVRRAFLCGRDERTGQCFEHRRQWIEDRLLKLSGIFALDVCSYAVMSNHYHVVLFVNQQQADGWDLLEVVSRWHRLCKGSALSQRFYRGEPLDSAELARLSEVAKIWKTRLSDISWFMRYLNEFIARESNREDQCSGRFWEGRFKSQALLDEKVLAACMAYVDLNPIRAKMAETPETSDHTSIKQRILSAKQAQQPTTLLPFVGNPKEPMPTGLPFRLEDYIELVDWSGRCLREDKRGAINEKLPPILDRLQIDPKQWTYLNRNFESRFKSLVGTGHSVRTACEQFGKRWVHGIRECERLLSSPPAIP